TGAAAGCCTGGGCACGAGGGAGTAGGCAGTCATTGGCTCCCCATAGCTTTGTCAGCGTGGCTTGGAAGCCAGTCCAAACTGATGCTCCTTGTTAGGCAGGTCTAGACACTCACAGAGACAGCCGCCTTCCCCCTTTCCCTAGAGACACTCCCAGGGTTTTTGGAGTTTGGCGAGGTCAGCACTACTGCAGGGAGGAAagcagaaaaggaggaaggagaagaaatgCTCCAGCGGGTAGCTGAGGGCTGCGGAGGAGTCTGCTTGAAATCAATTTGCTGTTCAAGTATGGACAAGTGGCctgccctctctgggcttcaattgtgcctccccctttttttttcctgtgaagggATAGGACCTCCCAGCTCCCTGACCCCTAATCTGACCATCTGGAAGTCAGGGCCCTTAGGTTGGCCCTGAGGGTTGAAGTCTACGTTCACAGGCCAGAGGGTCAGTGCTGCCCTGCCTCGGGCCCTGGGCTTTAGGGACCCTGTCCGGCCTCCCTCAGACCATGCCCCTCCCCATTGTAGGAGGGTTCCACAGGCCAAGGGGACGCGCTCACCCTGAGCCTCTCCCCTCTTGGAGGTCTTACTCTGATACCTGCCATTCTACACTTCTTGCCCAAAGCACCCCGAGCCTGAGTCCAGGGCATGTGTCTTTCCATGGTTCGTCCTCCTGAGGGGGGCTGGGTTACCCCTAGGCTCAAGGGTAGCCAAGAAGTGGCTGATCTGGTGGCTCTAGATAGAACTTGGATTGGCAGGCCTGTGTGGGGACAGACCCTCCTGTGTGCACTGGAGCTGGAGGTGGGAGGGGAGCGCAGGCTGTGGGCTGGGAGCTAGGGTCGAGGGCTTCAAGGTGGGCTGACCCCAGGCTACCACTTCCAGGTGCAGAATTTGAGGAGGTTGAGAATTCTAAACTAGAGTCTACCATTTTCGATCATTATGAAAATGTGTTTACCAGGAGAgacttaatatatttttaagtttgtTAGTCTGATTTTTAGCTGTTAAATATTTAGACACACGGTATGTGGGCCTCTATTTGTACTTTTGCCCTGGGCCCTTCAAATGTTAGGGGTGAGCCTAGAGAGGGAAATGCTTGAGATTTACGTGCGACTTGGTGGTATGGAACCCAGGGACTTGGGCAGTATCAAGCACAGAGTTCTGAACCCTGGTCAGTTTTAGAGGGCAGTTTTCTGGGGACCTCATGGTGTGGGGCTGACCTTGCTCTTAGGTCTGCGTGTCCTTCAGTTTCATTTGCACATCACCTCTTTTTCTCTTGAGCCCCAGGGAGGGCTGAACAAGttcttcctccagtcttagtGTGTTCTCTCCCCAAACCTCCATTTCATAAAGGACCCCTGgtttgcatcaggattggagtctCTGGATGGAGGAAATGGCTaatgcatttggttgctaaccgagCGGTTGGAGATTTGagactacccagaggtacctggtgatctacttccaaaaaatcagccactgaaaaccctgtggagtacagttctacgctgacacacatggggtcacacaggtatatgggttggaattgactcgatggcaaccagtggCGGTGGTGGTGTCAGGATTGGGGCCTTGGTATCTGGGACCCTCCCTAGTCCACCATCACTGCGCGTTATCATGGCTATTTCAAAGGTGACTCGTGCTCCTCATAGATCACTCCTCTGGCTCTCCCTGTGAAAATATGAAAACCACCAGGCCAGTAAATCCCAGTCATTTTAAGGAATGAGATCCCAGTGTGTATTTGGTATGCCATGATGGATATCAGTAGGTGGGGTgagagctttttcttttttcagagaaATGTATCATAATGCCTTCATTTTAACAAGCTCTGGTCCTGCTTTCCCTTTGTCTTACTTGTCATGGCATCAGTTATGAGCTTATACCTGCCCTTCTGGGTCAAGGACATAGGGAAGGGGGGTATAGGAAGGCATtagagggaggagaagaggaagcatTTTACCATTTGCTAATCAATGAGtacttttggtttgctttttaaatcttgatttgaCCTTGAAATACCTGCTTTTCTCCCATCCTATTTGGTATCTGTTATGGAGTGAATCGTGTTTCCCAAAAAGTACGTGTTGAACTCttggcccctgtacctgtggttgGGACCCAGCTCGGAAACAGGAtatttctttgtaatgttaatgagatcataccacagtggggtgggtcctaaacctaatcacttctgagctataaaaagagcagaatagacatagagacacatgCAGGGCAAAGACGGACACCACCTGAGGGCTTGGCTACAAGCAAAGGAGCACCAAGGATCTCCGGCAGAGGCCAGAAACTAGGAGTGAGGCCATGGAAGGAACCAGCACAGCtgaaaccctgatttggactttcagcctccagaacagtgaggaaataaatttctgtacttCGAAGTCACccacctgtagtatttctgttaggaCAGCACTGAGTACCAAAGACAGGATGATAGTTGTAAAACATTAATGGGAACTACATTAAATGTGTTTAATGCATTCCGAGAGGCATTTACAGCCCTCCTGCTCGTGGTGGGCCCTTCAGTTTGTTCAGACCAGGGCTGGACTGCCTTCAGATGGAGCCTTTCTCCTTTGTCCAGAGTCAGACCCTCTGTTAACATTCCATCTTGCCCTTCCCATCTCTTCAAGTTAAGAGAGTCCCAGGGGCCCTGGATAGAGCTTCCCCACTCATCTCCCAGCACACAGTCCCCTCTGAGGAGGAACCCGCTGCAGAGAGTCCTCTGAGCACACACCACAGGGTCATGTCCATTCCAGCCTGCATACTTTCACGGGAAAATTGAAACCCTGGAGTGTGATTGGGATGATGAAGGGTACCCAGCCCTTGGTCCTACAAATGAGTAGCGCTGGCCTATTTTAAGAGAGAAAACTCAAAGATGTCAAGCTCACCATCTTCAAATACTGAAGGTGTCCCTGGaagatgcaaacggttaacacacttggctgctaaccaacaggcaggaggttcgagtctacccagaagccccttggaagaaaggcctggtgactatttctgaaaattcagccacttaaaaccctgtggagcacagttctactctgacacacttggggtcgccatgatgggaattgacttgatggtaactggttgtgctggaaagggaagagactgttcagtGTTTCTGGATCACAAAGGAGAAAGTGGGTTGCTATTCAGTATACAGAGAAGGCTTTCGCCAAGGTGTGCTGCCCAGCAGGGTCCAGGCTACCTACGGCAGGGGTGAGCCCCTTGTCACTGGAGGTGTGTAAGTATCAGCAAGtaatattgaagaggaaattcaTGACCTTGAGAGTAGGGACACTCTATTGTATGGCTTTCAAGCCCTGCTCCCCAGTTCTGAGAACCTGTAGCTTTCAGATTGTCTGAAATGGGATGCTGTGAGTTgggaaagcaatttaaaaaatccaCCGAAGTGAGGACCaagctataaaaaaaatctttatttcatgtaccaggattttttttttttaggtttctgctttttaaaatttttttctgttaacagtctgaaaaaaaaaaaggacccaccaagaaaataaaatggaggtTGGTTTCTTGAACTGATTTGAGCTGGACGTGAGCAATCATCCACCCTGGGAAGCAGTGCCCTTGCTGTCTCGGGCTGCCTCCATCCCTCAGGGCTCCCTAGCCCTTTCTCTGCCATGCTGGAGCTCACCCTGCACCCCGATGGCCTTCTTCAAATGGACCCAGAACCCAGGCCTCACAACCTGGAAGGAAGCACAATTGCATCCCAAATGCTCTGCCAGACTGAAAACTGAGGCTACTTTCATCTTTGGATAGTGCCCCGTTTGCTGTTTTCTCGGGGCCTCTCCCTTTTCTCCAGTCTGTGATTCATTCAGGTAGGAATCCAGAGGAGCAGTGGGTAAGGCTGGAGTGGGGGAAAGGATAGATTTCTGCCCAGAGTGCTCTGCCCTCAGCCTTGTGGCCCCGGGGACTTCCGGGCTGGGCTGGCAGATGTCCTGCCTTGTCGCTCAGGCTAGGTGTCAGTGCTCCAGCTGCTGCTGACCTGGGAAGAGAAATTTCCTTTCCCAGACCAAGGACACCGGGAAAGGTAGCGGGAATGAGCAAAGCCAGGATCTCCCCAGAGAGCTGAACTTGAAAACCTCAGCAAGGCCAGGGTCCAGAATGGGCAAACcaagagagagatgctggtggagGCGGCCAAGGTGGTCACCTTCAGCTGAATGACACGCAGACTGGTCTGAACTTTCTAGCTTGGGGAAACTGTTGGAATTCTCTCAGTCTGAACTGGCCCTCTTCACCCttgggaagaagggagagaagtCCAGAACGCCCCAGACTTTAGTCTTTAGACTTTAGTCTGGGGTGTAACTTTAACTTTTGGGGTTGGTCTTCACTCTGGAGCTAAACTTTGCCAAAACTCTCCTTTCTGTCCCCTCAGCCTTAATCACTCCCAAGCTTACATTGGGATCCCCTCTTTCTTTGACCCCAAAGACAGTGGGAGATGCCTGGTGGGGGACCTTTAATCTCATGGAGGTCTCTTTCACTATGACTGGGCTATGACATTAAAGAAAGGGGAAAGGAAATGAAAGTAGCTTTGGAGACCTCTGATGTCTTTTCCCTCTTTGCTTGAACAGCAGGATACATTCGCTCACGTGAGTGTATTTTTGCTTTGACACTGGATGTAGGGGCAGGGGCTAGGGAGCACAGTGAGGAGGCATAtgggacgtgtgtgtgtgtgtgtgtgtgtatctgagaGGCTGAATGACCCATGTGGGAATGTTCTCAGTGTCTAGGGGCTAGATGGCAGGGGTTTTGGTCATCCTTGCATTTCTCCCCGGCAGGTGACAAATCTTAGAAGTCATAGACACAGAACAAGACCTGGCCTTTGGAGTTCATCTGGGTCCATCCACAAGTTTAcacagggggaaactgaggcccagaatggCCATGTAGCAAAGAATTGTAGGATCTAGTCCTGGGTTCAAGACTGGTGCCCTGTCTGTGCAGGCGAGCatggagcgtgtgtgtgtgtgtgtgtgtgtgtgtgtgtgtgtatgcacgtggTGTGGGGAGGGTACAAGTAAGCACGAAGGCCAATATGGAGTTGTTGTCCATGGCTTTGCAGAGTGTGGGTCAGTTTTCTTTGAACCATGCCTCTGTAAGGGAATGGAAGGGCTTTGAGCGGGAGTGTATCCCTGTGAGTGACTGTAGCACTAGGCTGAGAGGACTCTGTGCGTGAGTGAGTGCATGTTTAtgtaagtgtgtatatgtgtgtgtgtgtgtgtttgtgtgtgtgtgagttgggGTACGTGGTCTCCTTCACGTAGACCTGAGTCTCTGTGGTGATTCCCTCTCTCTTCCACGTTAGCAGCACCTTCCTTGTATAAGGAAGAGATGTTCCCATCACAGAAAACTCCCTTCTGCTGGCTGGGGccttttctcctctccctcctgctTTGAGCCCAGCTCTGATCTCTCAcaatggttttttattttttatttaaatggatttgtatatttgttttctcttttttttttctttacaggtTCCCTGCTAAATTTTtagtcccccaccccaccccattttttttttcacagtttaaagctggaaaagaattaaaataaaaatactatctGATTTTCTTGCAAGTAAGTCCacttatatatttacatttatttatactCTGtggtttttttattaaaaaaaaaatcaccacttgtttttcctttttcttttgtaaaaagaAACCTTTTTGCTGTGTCATTGTTGGACCCGCAGGGCCCCAAGAGGGCATCCGCGAGTCCAAGGACCCCCAAAGGGTCAGAGAACCCCCTTCCCAGGGGACCTGGGGGCCTGTGAGTCTGGGGGTCCACAATCGCCCCAGGGTCACTGGGTGGCCCTGAGGTgaggggtgaggagggagagCTGCTTTATGCCccctggggggggggtgggtgtcTCCTGACCCCAAGGACAGGGACTTGGGGACGGTGACCTCAAGAGGCTCACCCTGAGGATTTCGGGGGTTTCCGGGCATCTCGGTAAGCCACCAGCAGccatcccctctccttcccttccctcaaGGCCTAGGAAGTCATCACAGTGGGTTAAGGACCATTAAGGACTGGGAAGCTAGGGGCTGGGCAAGCCCCACGTGTACCCCCTCCAGGCACCTTAGGGACAGGAGGGACCAAGGACTCTTGGGTCACCTGGAGGCCTACAACGCCCCATCAATGCTACGTGGAGCCGGCTCGGGAGCCACTGCTCATGCCCAGCGTTCCTGGGGCACCCACCCCGGGCTCTAGGGACCTGGCAGTGACCAGAGGCCCACCTGACCCCAGCGCCCCTGAGTCTCCACCCCCCCACTCTCCCAGGGAGGCAGAGCCCGCTTGGGgttaaagagaacagaaaagtaATTCTCCCCACAttgaaaaaaaaccccaaaaccccaaaGCAATAGTAACAGAAAACCCTGATAAATACAAAGAAcgtctctctttctttctgttccttctcattttttttcttttttttgctttaacgTTATCTTAGttcccttttattttttcatttaaattggtttttattaaatgttaaaataatgGTACATGGGAAATCATGCATTTTCTTTtagatttattttctatttttaattttttttatccctctggcttttttttaagtttgtttttcttccctcgtttgtttatttttttcacaccTCCTGTCGTTGTTTtgcttctttgttcctcttatattttgttctttttttttttttaatttacttgttatgtttttctcttttttttttttgcttttttttttgcttttggaagGTTTGCCCGTGGATGGTTTGGTTTCCCCCTTCCCCGCCGTCCCCCCCACCCTCTGGCCTCCCTCCCCGCAGGCCACGCGCCTCCTCCCCGGCTCAGCCCGGGCCACCACCCGGAGGGCGCGGGGCCACCACCCGgagggcgcgggcgcgggcgcggccCCGGCGGGGCAGCGGGCGGGCTTCATACGGGGGTGGTCCGGCGGTTGGCTGTGTTAGTGTGGAGAGAGTCCTTGTTCTCCTTCTGGATACAGTTGTGAACTTGGAGGAAGCTGTTATCCCTGTCGGAGTTGTAGGTGGCCGTGGGCGTGGTGGCGGCCTTCAGGGGGTCCCTGCTGAGGGTGTACATGGAGATCTCCGTGGACGGCAGGGTGTTGAAGCCCTTGATGCCCACGGGGGAGGCGTCCCTGGAGTGTGAGGGCTCGGTGGAGCGGGAGCTGGAGCGGCTGCGGCGCtggtagcggtagcggtagctgGGGATGCGGGTGATGGCGGAGGCCTGGAGGTAGTCCGTGGCGCGGGCGGTGGCCCGCAGCTGTTTGTGCCGATCGATAAACATGTGGACGGCCAGCACTCCGACCATCTCGGCGATGATGAAAGACAGGGCCCCGAAGTAGAAGGACCAGCCGTACGAGTAACTGTTCTTTTTGGAGTCGCTCTTGGAGGGGTCCCCGGCATTGGCAGATATGTACACTATAATGCCGATGATGTTACTCAGACCTGCGAGGCACAAGGTGGGCACGGAgggtagggggagggaggggagaaggccGGTTAGCGTCTGGGGAGGACACCAGGCACTGGGCGGGGCCAAGGGGTAGGGGAGCAATGGGCCTTCCCTGTCCAGTGTGCTGTGGTGAACAGAAGGGCTGGCACAGAGACGCAGGGACATGCCTCACCTTCAATTTATTTTACCGTTTCATTTAGAGGGAGCCACAAAGGGaagaggggagagaggagagaggcatTCTACAATGTACTGAGTAGTAATAGGCATGTCAAGGAAAAATGATAATAGCTATTATTTATtgaggagtgctggtggtgcaacagttaagcgcttggctgctaactgaaaggttggtggtttgaacccaccagccgatcctcgggagaaaagacttggcaatcatttctcataaagattaaaaacaaacaaaaaacccaaacccactgccgttgagtcaattccaactcatagtgactatataggGTTGACAAGGaggtaaatctttacggaatcgGACTGCcaagtttttctcccacagagccttggGTGGtgtcgaaccactgaccttttgctttgcagttgagcgctttaaccactgtgccaccagggcctaggaaaccctatggagcagttctgctctgtcctatggggtcgttgtgagtcagagctgactcaatggcacacaacaacaacattgtttattAAGCATTTGCTCTCTGCCTTCACTGTGCTGAGTGCTTTTCAAGCAGCTTATAGAAGTGGAaacagaagcacagagaggttaagtaacttgctcaaattGCATAGGTGTTTGAACCTGGAGCCAAATCGCCTGGATCCACCCTGTgacagctgtgtgtgtgtgtgtgtgtgtgtgtgtgtggcctttGGCAAGTTAGCTTAGCCTCAGTCTGCATTTCcggatctgtaaaatggggataatgttaGGACTTACTCCTGTAGGGCCATAAAAAACCTGAAAACCCAAAAGCCCAAGtgcgttgctgtcaagtcgatttcgactcatagtgaccttaaaggacagagtacaactgccccacagggtttccaaggcagtaatctttacggaagcacactgccacatctttctcctaagaggcagccggtggattccaacagccaacctttcgtttagcagcagcatgctttaaccactatgccaccagggctcctaggccaaaaaaaaaaaaaaatttttttttttttttttaaggagagggttaaatgaatgaatacatgtgGATGCCCTGAGAGTCTGGGATGCTGTGAGGGTTACTTAAATGTTCGCCTTTCTTACTAAGTGACTCGTATTCTATAGCCCATGTTCTTTTCTGATGTCTGAGGCAAGTGTGACTTGTCACGTAACTGGGATCAGAAATCTGGTTTTGGGTGCTGGCCTGCTCCTACCTGGGCGGGACAGTGCGGGGAGAGCTCTTCTTTGGTTTCTAGGGCGGAGCCAGGCATGTCAAAGGGGCCCACCTGGCTGTCCCTGCTCTGAGTTTCCCCTTGCAGCCGCTTTGTAGGTTTCCTCTTCcttggagggagagggaaggtggGGATGGGCCCCGAGAAGGACCTACGATTTTGGCCCTTTTCCAAGTGGTGGGAGGAAGATGGGACGTTGGGCCAAGGGCTGGGGTCAGGAGTGTTCCTGAAGTGGGGGGCTCAGTGCGGCTATGGGGAGGATCCCGAACACCCCCTTCCTCCCGGGCACGACCTGTTGGGAGGCCTGGAGCTTCCCCTTCTCCCTGCCCTTCTTTCGCCCTCTGCCGGTCTTCCCGGCCACTGAGCTCCCTGTGCCCATTACCTGCGGACACGAAGAAGATGCCGGCACTCAGGATGATGTTGTGTCGAGTCTTGTAGAACTCGCTGGCTGCGATGCAGAGTCCACCCATGAAAAGCAGAATCACGCTCAGGATAGGGAAGATGCTCGAGGCCCTCACGGCCCCTGCGGAACACGGAGGGTCGGGGAAGAGAGAACAGCATGGCCGTGAGCCTGGAGGGTGCAGGGGGAGGTGAGAGAGCAGTCCCGGGGAGAGGGGCTTTTGTGGACACATGCTCAGGGTTGGGTTGCTTCACAATAATACTAAAGATGGGGGAGGGGCGAGAGCAAGCCACTGCCCAGTTCACAGCCCTCCAGGGGCTCCCCACTGCCTTCAGGACCAAACCCAAACACCCCCCCTTGGCACACAGGCCCTGTGTGACttggcccctgcctgcctgccagccTCATGCGCTTGTTCTCCATGCCCCCCTCACTCCACAGGCAACTCCCCATGACATAGAAGCACCTCCTTTCATGCTCTGGCTTTTGGCATACGGAGCTTTCTTACTGGAATGTCTTTCCTGCACTTCTTTACTCAGCAAACTTCTATCCATCCATCAAAGCCCATCTCGAAGTCCCCCACTTCTGTGGAGCCTTCTCTGACTTCCCTAGGCAAAGCTATTAGCTCCCCTTTCTGCACTTTGGGGCACTCGGGGTGCACTGAGAGGTGATGTGCCACATATAGTGCTGTCGTGGAGCTCCGTTGCCTGGATTTGAATCTGGCTCTGGCATTCATTAGCTGTGTAAGTTTGAGTGAGTTAtatcacctctctgtgcctcagcttcctcatctaacACAGGGATGGGCATAGTGCCTGCTTCCTAGGGTGCTGGTGAGGGCTAAACGCGTTGATTTAGGCAATGCACTCAGATCAGTTTCTGGGGCACTGAGTAAACAGCCAATTAGTGATGGTTATTACAACAAATATCTGTCTATACGGTTGCTTCCATCCACCATGAGGGGGTCCTGTGAGGGCAAGGACTGTggcttctccttcttctttttttaattcttcctctTCATTCCCTCCATCCCCAACATTGCCATCCCCAGCCAAGGACAAGGACATAGTAGGTCCCTGATATGAGGTCGTTGAGCAATAAATGTGGCAAGGTGGTCCAGGGAGAGGAAGCAGACACgttggaaagaaaagagaaaggaaaacaaaatgaaacacaaaccaaaacaaaacccctcaGGAAGAGATAAGAAAGAACCGACAACATGGCAGGAAAAGAAAAGTGTAATTTCATGAAAAGGGAGAGGGTGGTGGCTCCTATGGGCAGGCAGGGGGGAGGGGGCACGGCTGGCTGAGGGCAGAGGGCAGGTGGCACCGGGGGTGGTGGGCCCAGTGGGGCTGGAggcatgtgtgtgggtgtgtggagGAAGCTGCCTCGGAACGAGGACCCAGAGGATAAAACAAGTGTCTCTGGaaagtgaaatattttttttctgtccaaaTTAGAATAGGCAGTGAAGGACCACAAAATCCCAACCTCATTTCCTGGGAGCTGTGAGCAGGGTGAAGCAGTGCATGCCGAGGCCAGTGCGAGGGAAAAGAAGGCTCTCTTTAACTGTCTTGGTTGCTTAACAACTCCTAAGGaagctgagtcctgtcaccaaaGGGCCTGTGGGCGAGCACAGGGACTGGCGGAGGCTGTGTTTAGGGGTGAAGGCCCTCCTTGTAGAGCCCCCTTCACGGGAGACATTACTGAAGATTCGCAGAGGGCACTTGCCGCTTTTGGTGGGCCTGCAGCTGAGAAGGATCTGTGAAGAGGAGACTTTCCTGAGAGGACTCTAGGCAGTTTGCTGTGACATGTGTGATGTAAGCACCCTTCCTCTGTCCCCTCCATGAAACTTCCATCAAGCCTACACGCTCACTAATGCCATTGCACTCGGGGGTCATGTGGGGGCGACTTGAAGAAAGGCTGAACTTTGTATCTAGGTGGGCACGGGGCAGAACCGAGCTGCTCCGATGGAAGCAGGAGCCAGAAGAGGAGGCGGTGGGAGACAGCTGGGTCCCTCTGTAATCTCAGCACCCCTCTCTCTCCGGCCCTGGGCAGGAATGGGGCACAGTGTCCACCAAGGTGTTGCTACTGCCCcagacctgagtgagggtgttcACTCCTTGCAAATCATTTCCTAAGATAACGCAAAGTATCTCCAACTCAATCCTCCAGCCCAACACACCCACatccatgcacactcacacacgtacacaggcacacacactccTGCGTGCTTATGCACACACAGTGCACTCGCATATGTACACacgtgtgtacatacacacacacatccacatttATGCTTATATGTGCACAGATGCATACACTTACATTCATGCAGGCtcagtgtgcacacacacatgcacacacgcacacaccctcacccatgcacacacgtgcacacacatgcatgtacatgcACACTACACACTACCTTAACTCTCTCTTTCTAGGCACATGGAGATGGTGAAGGCTTATTAAAGACCCAGGAGAAGAGACATAATACTTTGTTAAGCGCTCTGTGCCACGTGTTGAGAGGGTGCCCAACATACATTATATAATTTAAACCTTGTAACAGCCCTGCTGGTGTGTGGTTttttgtcccattttacagatgagaaaactgaggttcagagaggtgaagtaagtTGCCCAAGGCCACCCAGCTAGTGAGTCGGGATTCAAAACCAGAGTGGCCCCACTTTTGGGCCACCCTGTACTCtccctggagccctgatggtggagtggctaagagttcggctgctaatcagaagatcgacagtttgaatccaccagctgctctttggaaaccctttggggcagctctactttgtcctataacgtcactatgagtcagaattgacggcaacgggtttggttttggattggtACTCTCCCTACGTGGCTTCTGGGAAGGGTGCTGCAGGGTCCGAAGAGGTGGCTTTGGGTCCCAGCTGTGTCGTTCACTTGCTGTGTGGCCAAGGTAGATGCCATGCCCTCTCTGGTCCTTGGTACTCCCTTGTGTAAAATGGAGGTGCGTGGACCATTAGATGATTTCTAATGGTCTGCCCTTTATCTGTGGGTAGGATTCCTGGCCAGCTGGAAAGGGGAAGGATAGTGtaaagaaag
The DNA window shown above is from Elephas maximus indicus isolate mEleMax1 chromosome 4, mEleMax1 primary haplotype, whole genome shotgun sequence and carries:
- the CACNG2 gene encoding voltage-dependent calcium channel gamma-2 subunit, producing MGLFDRGVQMLLTTVGAFAAFSLMTIAVGTDYWLYSRGVCKTKSVSENETSKKNEEVMTHSGLWRTCCLEGNFKGLCKQIDHFPEDADYEADTAEYFLRAVRASSIFPILSVILLFMGGLCIAASEFYKTRHNIILSAGIFFVSAGLSNIIGIIVYISANAGDPSKSDSKKNSYSYGWSFYFGALSFIIAEMVGVLAVHMFIDRHKQLRATARATDYLQASAITRIPSYRYRYQRRSRSSSRSTEPSHSRDASPVGIKGFNTLPSTEISMYTLSRDPLKAATTPTATYNSDRDNSFLQVHNCIQKENKDSLHTNTANRRTTPV